From Ovis aries strain OAR_USU_Benz2616 breed Rambouillet chromosome 21, ARS-UI_Ramb_v3.0, whole genome shotgun sequence, a single genomic window includes:
- the LOC101109750 gene encoding olfactory receptor 143-like yields the protein MTMENASSVSEFILMGLTDQPKLQLPLFSLFLLNYVVTVVGNLCLMILIWLNSHLHTPMYFYLFNLSFIDLCYSSVFTPKMLMNFISNRNVISFTGCMSQLFFFCFFVNSECYVLTAMAYDRYVAICKPLLYTMAMSPQVCSLLMSGSYVMGFAGAIVHTGSMMTLTFCDSNIVNHYLCDIFPLLQLSCSSTYANEIVVSAVVGTVIILSSLIIFISYALILFNILHISSSKGWSKALSTCGSHITTVSLFYGFGLLTHVKLQSSRFVDQSFSQCFPPM from the coding sequence ATGACTATGGAAAATGCCTCCTCTGTGAGTGAGTTTATCCTTATGGGATTGACAGACCAACCTAAACTCCAGCTACCcctgttttctctgtttctgcTGAACTATGTGGTCACTGTGGTGGGCAATTTATGCTTGATGATTCTAATTTGGTTAAATTCACACCTGCACACACCCATGTACTTTTATCTCTTCAATCTGTCCTTCATTGATCTCTGTTACTCATCTGTCTTTACCCCCAAAATGCTAATGAACTTTATTTCCAACAGGAATGTCATCTCCTTTACAGGATGTATGTCTCAgctatttttcttctgcttttttgtCAACTCTGAATGCTATGTGTTGACAGCCATGGCCTATGATCGTTATGTGGCCATCTGTAAGCCCTTGCTGTACACAATGGCCATGTCCCCTCAGGTGTGTTCTCTGCTGATGTCTGGTTCATATGTGATGGGGTTTGCTGGAGCCATAGTCCACACAGGATCTATGATGACGCTGACATTTTGTGATTCCAATATCGTTAACCATTACCTGTGTGACATCTTCCCACTCCTCCAGCTCTCCTGCAGCAGCACTTATGCCAATGAGATTGTGGTTTCTGCTGTTGTGGGAACAGTTATCATATTATCTAGCCtcattatctttatttcttaTGCTTTGATTCTTTTCAATATCCTTCATATATCATCATCTAAAGGTTGGTCCAAAGCCTTGAGCACCTGTGGTTCCCACATTACAACAGTTAGTCTATTCTACGGATTTGGGCTGCTCACTCATGTCAAGCTACAATCTTCTAGGTTTGTGGACCAAAGTTTTTCGCAGTGTTTTCCACCAATGTGA